In Conger conger chromosome 5, fConCon1.1, whole genome shotgun sequence, the DNA window CCGCGCTAATCCCGCTAATGTTAGCCCGGAGCGGCCGTGACACGGGAGGGAGCGTCATCCGCTAGGGTCGTAAACCTAGAGGTGAACCAGCTGTGGTGACGTGGCCGCGTGTTTGGGATGCGGAGCGTGGTCTGGGTCACGTAGCGAGAGGGGAAAACTCTACAGGGAAGAGACGTCCTTGTTCTCCCACTGCTGTCGTGATCAGTCAGTCACAGTTAGACAGACACTTTGGCAAGGGCCTCAGTCCTCAAATTTAACCGGCCCAAACAAAACGCATGAATCCAGGCCTACGTGTCTAAGAGAGAAGAAATTGTGTTTCTCTATCCAGTAATGTCAATAAATGTTGACTCTTTCAGTCCTGAGCCCAATATGAACTGGCTCCAATCAAATCCCagggggttttggctttggttgagaaaatttagtagggttttaataggggttGAAATGCTATAAGTTCGAGAGCACCATATGGCACTActgggattttacagtagttacacttgggactgaaagggttttCCCAAGtgttttgttcatttcaaaCCGCACCACAGGCTCGTAACGGTGTATTTGTGTTGTTGGCTTGTTCATTCACTCACTGATGCTCCCTCCCTCTACCAGCTCCAGGAGGCCCAGGGCCACGCCCACACCACGCCTGCTACCACGCCCACTGCCTAGGCCACGCCCAGCACTGCACCCACTTCCTCTGTCCTGAgcaccaccctctctctctctcgctctgtctctgtctctctctctctctgcactaaCCTCCGGTCACCACCAGGCTGCGCTCTCTCGCCCCGCTAAAGCCGCCAGCATGGAGAAGGTGCAGCACATGACCCGCTCGGCTATCCGGAGGGCCTCCACCATCGAGGTCAACCCGCAGGCCAAGCAGAGGATGCAGGAGCTCTTCGTCAACTTCTGCCTCATCCTCATCTGCCTACTGCTCATGTACATCATCGTCTTGTTAATGTGAGCGGGGCGGGGCGCTGCCCAGCGAGACACCCAATGGGGTGATGAACTATATGGGGAAGGCGGAGCCACGGAAAGGGGGAGGGTTTGGGGGGGCTCCCATTCCTTTTGTAAAAACGCTTGCCCATGTAACGAGAGATTTGCGCTCCACAATGCATGATTGGGTCCGGCTCTGTAGGCCTGTTTGAGTTGCACACGTAGATTAGCCCCATGGGAATGGGGACTGTTTGTCCAGAGAGGTCGCGGCCGTCGTGTCCGCAGCGGTGTGGAGAGGCCAGGGACTGACCACGAGGCCTGAGCTCCACCAGCATGCTCTCCTCTACCATTTTGCACCCATCCGCTCCTCTGCCATTCTACACCGAGCACCAGCCTGCCTCTCGCCGCCTCTCTGACTGTTTGTGCCTGTGCTGTGCCAAAATAAACACGCtgtgaaattgaaaataaaGACATGAATGAACTGTGTGTGAGACGTGACGTCACGCTAGACAGTGGAACAGACCTGAGATCTTCTGCTAAAGAGGGTGCGTTGCAGAAAAGGGAGATGCTCATAGGTCCACTGCAATGCACGGTTTTTATCACAGATCGAGATCATACCTTGTGCTTTACAAACATTGTTTCAACGTCAGAACCTACCATTAATTATGTTTTATAGGTATTTTATACCGGTCTATTACAAAGACTTATCATTTGAGTATACTTGGTCATGGAGATGGACAATTGCCAGTGCTGTCCCTGAGTCTTTGAGTGAATTACCATTTCAATGACAACAGGGTGAAGCTATAATGAAAGGAATTTTGAAGGCCGGTACAGGCAGGGATGATGGGCAGTAACGAGACAGTTGGTCCAGTTATCCAGCCCCGCCGCGCCAGGTGCTGTTGGGCACT includes these proteins:
- the pln gene encoding cardiac phospholamban, encoding MEKVQHMTRSAIRRASTIEVNPQAKQRMQELFVNFCLILICLLLMYIIVLLM